A segment of the Halovivax limisalsi genome:
CGATACGAGAAAGAGTCGAGGTATCCAGTCTTCCTCTGCGTGCGGGCAACCAAGCGATAAGCGACGCCACAACGTGCCTCGGCGAGTGAGGGGCCGTCGGACCAATGCTCAGCGATGGGTCGGCCCGGGTGGGCCCTGGGGCCGTCGCATTCCTATCGGACGTTGCGGCCACGCTCCCAGGCTCGAATCGCGCGGGCCAACGTACGGTTCGTCGGGACGTCGATGCCTGTCGCCCGTGCCCGCTCGACGACGTACCCCGAGATGGCTCCGATCTCGGTTCGCGCCCCGGAGTCGACGTCCTGGAGCATCGACGAGCGGTTGTCGGCGGTCGCGCGGGCGACCGACTCGACGGCCTCGAGCGCCTCGTCGTCGGACAGGTCGATACCCTCGGCCCGTGCGACGCGGGCCGTCTCGCGAGCGGCGTCCGCGGCGAGATCGCGGGCGGGCGACTCGAGTGTCGCACCGTTTTCGACCCGGGCAAGTGCGGTGACCGGATTGATGCCCGCGTTCACAGCGAGTTTCCGCCACAGCCGACGCGGCATGTCCGGAGCGATCGTCGTCGCGATCCCCGCCGTCTCGAACGCGATCCCGATTCGGTCGGCGAGCGGGGTCGCCCCGCCTCGACGGGGGCCCAAGGTGACCGTTCCGACGCCCGTGCACTCGACGCGACCAGGAGCAGACCGCACCGCCCCGTAGGTCACCGTGCCGGCGAGAACCGGACACGAGAGGTGGTCGGCCAGCGTCGCTTCGTTGCCCATGCCGTTCTGCAGCGAGAGCGCCGCGTCGTACGAGCCGGTCGCGAGCGTTGCGCCGGCCGCGCCGGTGTCGAACGATTTGACCGTCACGACGGCGAGGTCGGCCGCCAGTCCCGACCCGTCGGCCGTCGCCCGCGGGTGGACGTGTGCGTCGATCCGACCCTCCACGACGAGCCCCTCGCGCTCGATCCGGGCGACGTGGGGTTCGCGTCCGACGAGCGTCACGTCGTGTTCGCGCGCGAGCAACCCGCCGACGAGGCTCCCGAGGCTGCCAGCGCCGAAGACGACGATATCCATGCGGGATCCTCGCGCGGCCACTCAATAATACTCTCGGATTCGCGACGGACGCCGATCCGGCGAACGGGGCCGAAGCCGGCCGGACGGAGACGGGACGAGCGCTGTCCGACGACGGACCAACGCGGAAGGGCCGAATCGAAATTGCTGCGGGCGGCCGGGTTCAGTCCTCCGTCCAGTACATCAATTCCTCCTTTTCGCTCCCGCAGTTCGGACAGGTCGCCGGCAGTCCGTCGCTGATCTCGCCCATCTCGCCGCAGACCGTACAGCGCCACATCAGTTCGGCTTCGCCGAAGGCCTGCCCGGAGCGGACGTGTTCGACCGACAGCGAGTCGATCCCGTCCCGGGTGGTCACGTAGAATCCGTCGTCGTCGACGCCGCGAACGGTTCCGAGGACCGTCCCTCCCTCGTCGTAGACCGACTTCCCGAGCGCGACCGTCGGCGCGTCCTCGTCCGGTTTCGTCCCCGTCGGAGTCGCCCCTGATTCGTCCATGACGAATCGTACGCCGATAGCCCGGGTAAAGCTCTGCCCGCAGTGTGCAAGGACGGTGAAACCGAGTGGATCGTCCTCGGCCCGATCGCCGGGGCTGGCGAACCCGCGGTCGATCGCAACAGTCGCGAGAGCGCCGCCGCGCCGTCGGTGCGACGAGACCGATGGGCTTTTTATGTGATTCGTCCGTACCCCGACCATATGTTCAAGGCCATCGTGAGCGCGGAGACGCTCTCCAGCGCGCTGGACTCGGTGAGCGTGCTGGTCGAGGAGTGCAAGATCCACCTCGAGGAGGACGGTCTCCGCATCCGCGCGGTCGACCCGGCGAACGTGGGCATGGTCGATCTCTCCCTCGACGCGGACGCGTTCGAGTCCTACGAGGCCGACGGCGGCCTCATCGGCGTCGACCTCTCCCGGCTCGAAGATATCGCCAGCATGGCCGAATCCGGCCAGCTGATCCAGCTCGAACTCGACGAGGAGACGCGGAAACTCCACGCCCAGATCGAGGGGCTGGAGTACACGCTCGCGCTGATCGATCCCGACTCCATCCGCCAGGAACCGGACATTCCGGATCTCGATCTGCCGGCGCGGATCGTCCTCGAGGGCAAGGACGTCAACCGGGCGGTCAAGGCCGCCGACATGGTCTCCGATCACATCGCCCTGGGCGTCGACGCGAGCGAGAAGCAGTTCTACGTCGACGCGGAAGGCGACACCGACGACGTCCACCTCGAACTCACCGACGACGAGCTGATCGACCTCGAAGCCGGCGACGCTCACTCCCTGTTCAGCCTCGACTACCTGAAGGACATGAATAAGGCCATCCCCGCCGACGCGGAGGTCACCGCGGACCTCGGCGAGGAGTTCCCCATCAAGCTCTACTACGGCTTCGCCGAGGGACAGGGCCAGGTCACCTACATGCTGGCGCCTCGCATCCAGAGCGACTGACCGACCGGGTCAGTTTTGCCGTGGAGGACCGTCGACTGTGCTCGATTTGTATCCGTTTTGCTGACCGAAACCGTCGGTCGCCGCGCTCGAGACGTCCCGCTCGTCGTCGCTTCGCTGCAGTCTGCCCGAACACAGGGGGACTCGATACCGACGCCACGCGAGCGGGAGCCAAACGCGACCGCCATCGTCGTACCCCGAATGTTCGCAAACGTAGCTGTCCGTGTCGTCTCTGGCGGCGATAAAGCGCCGCGGCCACTGGCCGAGGGGAACGTGCCCCGCCCAGTCCATTCCGAACGCCCACCGTCTCGAATCGGGGAGAGCGACTGCCACGGTCGCCGGTTTCAATTCGTCTCCCAACGGACGAACTGGTTCGTGCTTCGATCGATCCGGGCCGCCCGTCACCGACCGGGACGGGCGCCGAGAGCGGATCGCGTTGCCAATGGCTTCGGTCCGATAGTATAGCGCGATGAGACTCGACCGGCCAGGGTGTCGACCGACGCGCTGTAGCGTAACCTGATACGGGTGCGAGGCCGAGACGGCGCCCCACCGATTTCGGCGCCTCCGACGTGTAAGTGACAGAGAACGTCTATGGAGAGTGCGCACTAAAGACCATCCCCCCATCACTTGTGATTTGGGTAGTATAAACTGTCGCACGCATTATCAAATTAAGTAGATTGTGGGAGAAACTTATAAGTCATTCCAGTTAGCAGTTCGGGTCGACGTACCTATGTCAGGCAGGCGAATCTGGACCGGGTTTATCGTTCTCATGGCACTGGCGATGATGGTATCGCCGGTCGCGATGGCGACGGGAGGAACGACAAACACGGCCAACGGCGAGGAGACGGAGAGTGACTCGCCACTCTCCGTCGACGAGGTACAGACGCAGTCCGGAGATGATGTGACGATCGATTCGGCGCTAAGCCAGCACGCATCGGGCGGTGAGACCATCGAGGTGATGGTCAGCATGGACGCCGAGACGTCGTCGTTCGCGTCGGCAGCCACGGAGGCGACGCAAGCGGCGCTCGAACGCGAAGCGGCCGAGACGCAAGCGCCGCTCGAAACGTTCGCGAGCGAGCGATCCGGCGTCGAGGTGCTGAATCAGTTCTGGATCGCAAACGTCGCTCTCATCGAGGTCGACACAAACCGGGTCGCACTCGAAGAACTGACGACCGTCGAGGGCGTCACCGGACTGTACGAAAACTTCGAGGTGACCGCGGACGCCTCGGAGGAGGGTGGTCTCGAGTTCGTCGGAGACGGCGAGGACGAACCGGCGCCGTTCGACGGCGAGACCGGCCTCGTCTCGGCCGACGCAGAGGAGTACACGTACGGCCTCGAACAGATCCGCGCCCACGAGGCCTGGGAACAGTTCAACGTGACCGGCGATGGGGCGTCCGTCGCGGTGCTCGACACCGGGCTGGACGCGGATCACCCCGAGTTCGCCGATTTCGATGCGGAGACAAACTGGGCGCACTTCAACGAGAGCGGCATGATAACCGGCGAGCCGCCGTCCGATTCGAGCGGCCACGGGACCCACGTGGCCGGGACGGTCCTCGGCGGCGCGGAAAACGCCACCCACATCGGGGTGGCCCCTGACGCGGAATTGTACGCCGGTGCCGTGATCCCCGGCGGGTCGGGGAGCTTCGCCCAGATCCTCGCCGGGATGCAGTGGGCGGCGAGCGAGGATGTCGACGTTATTTCGATGAGCCTGGGTGCAACGACGTACTCGACCGTGTTCATCGACGCGATCGACACCGCTCACTCGATGGGCTCGATCGTCGTCGCCTCCGCCGGCAACTCGGGCGAGGGGTCGACCGGGACGCCCGGCAACGACTACACGTCGTTCTCGGTCGGGGCGTCGAACTCGAACTATGGGATCGCGACCTTCTCAAGCGGCGAGAAGGTCGAGAAAGCCACGGCGTACGGCTACCGTGCGCCGGCCGAGTGGCCGGACGAGTACATCGTTCCAGACGTCGCCGCGCCGGGCGTCGACGTCTACAGTTCCGTGCCGGGCGGCGGCTACAGCGACGCCTACTCCGGGACGAGCATGGCCGCACCGCACGTCTCGGGGACGGTCGCCCTGATGCGCGCGGCGAACCCGGACCTCACGGTCTCGGAGATCAAGGAGACGCTGGAGGCCGAGGCGATGAAGCCGCCGTCGCAGTACGCGACGGACGCCGCGACGTCGATCGGCGACCAGGACAGTCGCTACGGTCACGGCATCATCGACGCCCAGGCGGCGGTCGCGAACGTGAGTAACAGCGGGAACGCGGTGACGGTGACCGTCGAGGACGCCTCCGGCACCCCGATGCCCGACCTCCCGGTCGAGATGGTCAACAACGAGACGGGCAACGGGATGGTTGCTTTCACCGACGGTAACGGGCAAGTCGTCGAGACGTTCGCCGATGGCGAGTACGGCTTCGCCTCGACGACGTTCGGCTACGGGATGAACGTCACGATGACCGAGATCACGAGCGACACTGACCTGACGCTCACGCTCGAGGACACCGTCGGGGCCGAGGTCACGACCGACCAGCCCGACGTCGTCGGGTCGAACAGTTCGTTCATGGTCGATACGCGGGTGGCGAATCTACAGGAGTACAGCGTCAACCTGACCGCAGACAGCGTCGATCCAGTACTGATTGAGAACGTGACCGTCTGGAACACGACGGAGGCATCGAACCCATCCGTCATCGCGACCGACGTGGGACTCGGCCAGACGGTCGACGTCGCGGGCAACGAGAACGTCACCACCTTCAACGGAAGCCTCGGCGTCGAGGTCGAGGTTGGGGCGGTGACCGATTCCGGTCCGCCGGTCGGGCTGAACCATACGTTTGCCGGCGTTGGAGATCCGATATCTGTGACCACTGGGCCGACCGAGACGCTCGGCGAGGCGAGCGAGGCGAACGTCTCGCTCGACGTCCAGTTCCAGGACGCGATCGACCTCGACGGAACCATCTCGCCGACGATGACCGTCACCAACCACGGTGACGAGACGGCCCAGTTCACCGCCGTCCTGCAGGTCGCGAACGCGGAGACCGGGGGCTCAGCCCAGCTCGAAACGATCACGCTCGAAGGGGGCCAGAGCTACGAGGGGACCTATCCGATAAGTGGTGCGGGCGGCCTTCTCGGCGCCGGCCAGGCCCAACAGGGGATTGCGCTGTACAACATGAGCGGTGGGCTGATGACCATCGAGACCGCACCGCTCCTGATCCGCGGCGCCGGCCCTGTCGCCGGCACGATCACCGACGCCGACGGCGATCCAGTCGAAGCCGCGCAGGTTCGGCTCGTCGATTTCACCACGGGCGAAACGGTGGGCCAGGTGACGACGGACGAGAACGGCCAGTACGCGATCGACGTCGGCGACAGATCGCCGACGGAGTGGTTGATGGTGGTCGACCATCCGCAGTACGGGACCAAAGAGATCACCGAAGCCTCGACGGCTGACGGCTCCATCCAGCAACTCGACGCCGAGCTGGCGGCGAGTACCGAGTACGCGTTCCACGTCAACGCGAACGAACCGACGGCGATCGGCGTCCCGGGCGTCTCCGACATGACGGTCGGTGACATGCTCCCGGACGACACCAACGGCGTCGTCTGGGCGTTCGACGCGACAGCGGACGAGTGGACGCAGGCGAGCGCCGACGACGAACTCGAGCCGCTCGACGCCGTCGTCGTCGTGACCGAGAACGACTCGGTCGCACAGGTCTACTTCGAAGGCCCGGCTGGCGACGTCGAGACGCCCACGCCCGGCGTGGGTCACCTGAGCGAAGGCTGGAACTTCATCGCGCCGTCCCAGCAGGCCCACGTCGGCGATGTCTTCGACGGCTCGGCCGACCCGTCGGCCGTCCTCGACGTCTTCGCCGACCCCGAAAGCGGCATGGTCCACGGCGAGGACCTCGACCGATCCGCGATCAGCCTGCCCGGCGATAGCGTCGAGAACGCCACCGTGAACCCGTTCTCGGGCTACTTCGTCTACGCGAATCAGAACGGGAGCGTCCCGGCCTACGCCTACGAC
Coding sequences within it:
- a CDS encoding ketopantoate reductase family protein, translating into MDIVVFGAGSLGSLVGGLLAREHDVTLVGREPHVARIEREGLVVEGRIDAHVHPRATADGSGLAADLAVVTVKSFDTGAAGATLATGSYDAALSLQNGMGNEATLADHLSCPVLAGTVTYGAVRSAPGRVECTGVGTVTLGPRRGGATPLADRIGIAFETAGIATTIAPDMPRRLWRKLAVNAGINPVTALARVENGATLESPARDLAADAARETARVARAEGIDLSDDEALEAVESVARATADNRSSMLQDVDSGARTEIGAISGYVVERARATGIDVPTNRTLARAIRAWERGRNVR
- a CDS encoding DUF7130 family rubredoxin-like protein; the encoded protein is MDESGATPTGTKPDEDAPTVALGKSVYDEGGTVLGTVRGVDDDGFYVTTRDGIDSLSVEHVRSGQAFGEAELMWRCTVCGEMGEISDGLPATCPNCGSEKEELMYWTED
- a CDS encoding DNA polymerase sliding clamp, encoding MFKAIVSAETLSSALDSVSVLVEECKIHLEEDGLRIRAVDPANVGMVDLSLDADAFESYEADGGLIGVDLSRLEDIASMAESGQLIQLELDEETRKLHAQIEGLEYTLALIDPDSIRQEPDIPDLDLPARIVLEGKDVNRAVKAADMVSDHIALGVDASEKQFYVDAEGDTDDVHLELTDDELIDLEAGDAHSLFSLDYLKDMNKAIPADAEVTADLGEEFPIKLYYGFAEGQGQVTYMLAPRIQSD
- a CDS encoding S8 family serine peptidase is translated as MATGGTTNTANGEETESDSPLSVDEVQTQSGDDVTIDSALSQHASGGETIEVMVSMDAETSSFASAATEATQAALEREAAETQAPLETFASERSGVEVLNQFWIANVALIEVDTNRVALEELTTVEGVTGLYENFEVTADASEEGGLEFVGDGEDEPAPFDGETGLVSADAEEYTYGLEQIRAHEAWEQFNVTGDGASVAVLDTGLDADHPEFADFDAETNWAHFNESGMITGEPPSDSSGHGTHVAGTVLGGAENATHIGVAPDAELYAGAVIPGGSGSFAQILAGMQWAASEDVDVISMSLGATTYSTVFIDAIDTAHSMGSIVVASAGNSGEGSTGTPGNDYTSFSVGASNSNYGIATFSSGEKVEKATAYGYRAPAEWPDEYIVPDVAAPGVDVYSSVPGGGYSDAYSGTSMAAPHVSGTVALMRAANPDLTVSEIKETLEAEAMKPPSQYATDAATSIGDQDSRYGHGIIDAQAAVANVSNSGNAVTVTVEDASGTPMPDLPVEMVNNETGNGMVAFTDGNGQVVETFADGEYGFASTTFGYGMNVTMTEITSDTDLTLTLEDTVGAEVTTDQPDVVGSNSSFMVDTRVANLQEYSVNLTADSVDPVLIENVTVWNTTEASNPSVIATDVGLGQTVDVAGNENVTTFNGSLGVEVEVGAVTDSGPPVGLNHTFAGVGDPISVTTGPTETLGEASEANVSLDVQFQDAIDLDGTISPTMTVTNHGDETAQFTAVLQVANAETGGSAQLETITLEGGQSYEGTYPISGAGGLLGAGQAQQGIALYNMSGGLMTIETAPLLIRGAGPVAGTITDADGDPVEAAQVRLVDFTTGETVGQVTTDENGQYAIDVGDRSPTEWLMVVDHPQYGTKEITEASTADGSIQQLDAELAASTEYAFHVNANEPTAIGVPGVSDMTVGDMLPDDTNGVVWAFDATADEWTQASADDELEPLDAVVVVTENDSVAQVYFEGPAGDVETPTPGVGHLSEGWNFIAPSQQAHVGDVFDGSADPSAVLDVFADPESGMVHGEDLDRSAISLPGDSVENATVNPFSGYFVYANQNGSVPAYAYDGVTLSEANDLLNVSTTTIEGTVVGEHSGEPVEAATVGLKGTGLATYTDSDGEFTIEDVPTGTDHTVVTPDGVAYATDNTSASAGDTGVSLTPEETTYLTNESFTAPGTLNISEQFSIDVNVTNLGVETAEDAEFQLRIGENVTDPAADIMADNETFIVNATTATVESGETVTITFEETIRSFHPTGDQSLTVATPDVIAPVQNITIGEASTNVAGSSTGVAERYIPTLTPTDTVSLEAADG